The nucleotide sequence AATCATTTTTTTTCACATGCAAATAAAACTGACTGGTTTCTGGTTAAGAAAAGTCAGATATTTTTGTCCCAATGCAAATTTACGCACACTTGGATGGTTTAGCTTAGTTGCTCGCAACATGCACCATATAAGAACTTTTGGTAAAAACACTAGGAATGGCTGAAAATGCTATAACATGTCATCTGAAATGATAACAGTTGGTCTCTTAAGACCTACTGTTAGACTGCTATACTATGGGCTATAGCTTGGGCTATTAGCATTACTGTATGGGCTGTTACGCCCTGGGCTTGGGGCTGAGTGCGCCTGTAGGCGCCCCTTGGGGTTTTATGGTAGATGATCTTGGTTtaggcaaggatcaccgttgattgggtgtttctataaacccttgACAATCCTTGCCTATATATATTGTACTCATTTGGTACCTCCATAATCAATCTACCAAGTTTTCCCGAGCCATCTCTTCTTTCATGGTATCAGAGAGTCTGGGTATTCACCCCGATTCCACCTCCGCTGCCCTAGCGCGTCTTTTCCCCTTGGCTGCGCTGCTCCCCAGCGCGCCCTCCCCTCGGCTGCGCTTCTCCCACCCATCTGCGCCGGCTTCCCTGTGCTGCGATGCCTGGGACTCCTcccccctctcccaaatcggCAGCCGCCGACGCCGCCTCCAAGGCTGCCGTCCCCACGGTATCCAGCCTGGACTCCGATGCCCAGGCCAAGGCTGCTGCCGCCGCCAAAGTTGCTGCCGATGCGGATGCCGCTGCGCGCCTACGCGCAGCCAACCGGAAGGCTGAGCGCGATGCCGCCCTGGCGCGCGCCGCCGCAGTTGAGAAGGAAGCCCATGCCACCGCTTTGGAGCGCGACGCtgccgccgcccgcgctcgcgacgCCCTGGCACGCGCCGAGCAGGAACGCGCCGCCACTGGTGCACCTGCGGACGGGGACGATGAGGACGACCTCGCCGATCACGCCTCCGACCACAACGACAACACCGATCTGCATCAAGCCCTCCTTCTGCAAGACGCTGTTGCAATCGCCAACCTCCACTCCCAGGCTGTTGCGGTCCAGAACATCCGCAATCTTGTCACGGTTGTTCTCGACCTCAACGCCGGCAATTTCAATCGATGGCGCAATCAGTTCCTCCTCATCGTTGGGAAGTATTCCCTTCAACACCATGTCCTGCAGGACTTACCAGCACATGGTTTCCCTGACTGGCAGCGCATGGATTGCGTTGTCAAGTCATGGATCCTCTGCACCATCTCCGACGACCTCGCCGCGACGATCTCAGCGCGCAACTCCACTGCCCGCGACACTCGGCGCGCCGTGGAGTCCCAGTTCTTCAATAACCGCGAGACACGCGCCCTCCTCCTCGACGCCAAGCTCCGCAACTTCGTTCAAGGTGATCTGTCCATCACCGATTACTGCAAGGAGCTCAAGCGCATGGCGGACACGCTTGGTGACTTAGGTGAAGTCGTCACCGACCGCACCCTCATCCTCAACCTCATTCGTGGTCTGAATGAGCGCTTCAAGACCGTCGGCATGCATCTCCAGCGAGGGCGCCCCTTCCCCACGTTCCTGGACGCGAAGGCTGACCTCCTCTTGGAGGAGCTGACGATGGAGAACACGTCGTCGTCTCAATCGACAGCACTCACCGCTTCCACCACTACGTCAGCCCCGTTGCGTCCTCCTGTTGTTAAGCAGCCTGCAGCCTCCAGCGCATGCTCCGGGGGTGGCTCTGCTCCCTCCAAGAACCGCCGCGAAAAACGCGGCGGCCGGCGCGACGGCGCTGGTGGCAAACCGGCGCCCACTGGCACGTAGCCAGGTGCCCAGTCCAGCGCACCCTTTGGTGGACAGGGCGCGCCATGGCCCTCCTTCTACCGCCCGTGGGCCGGGGCCATCCAAATGTGGCCTGGACCACAGCCTGGGCAGCGGCCTCCACTTGCGCCACTGCCTAGCACCCCTCAGCACGCTCTGCTGGCCCAGCAGCCTCTTCAACGGCATGCTGTGCCTGCCCCGGTCCTGGAGAACGCCGGGTCTTGGACTGCACCACCCCCCGGCTACTACCAGCCGCACGCTAGACTTCCACATGGGATCAGCAATCTCTGGCATCGACATTCAACACCATGACGCTGCAGCAGCCACAAAACAACAATGACTGGTACTTCGATTCAGGTGCAACCTCTCACATGTCATCACATTCCAATTCGCTTTCACATACTACTTCCTCGCGGTATCCTACTCCATCGTCCATTGTTGTTGGTAACGGATCCTTACTCCCCGTTACATCCATCGGCTCTACAGTTATTTCACCATCTTTACGTCTTAATAATGTGCTGGTTTCCCCACAACTTATTAAGAACCTAATTTTTGTTCGCCAGTTCACTATTGATAACAATTGTTCTGTTGAGTTTGATCCAACTGGGTGTTCTGTGAAGGATCTTCTGTCTCGGAACGTGATCGTCAGGTGCAATAGCTCCGGACCGTTGTACCCTCTCCGGCTGCCAGCTGCTCAATCCTTGGTCGCCGCCACCGAGTCTTCACTTTGGCATCGCCGCCTTGGTCATCCTGGACACGAGGCCCTCTCCAAGCTTGCGTCGAGTCTTCCTACTTGTCGTCATGATACTACTACTGTCTGTCATGCATGTCAATTAGGTCGTCATGTGCGTCTTCCATTTCATTTGTCAACTTCTCGAGCGTCCAATAAATTTGATCTGATACATTGTGATCTGTGGACATCACATGTTCTTAGTGTCTCGGGCTATAAATATTACTTGGCTATTCTTGACGATTGTTCACATTATTTATGGACGTTTCCTCTGAAGTTGAAATCTGACGTTTTTCTGACAATGGCTCACTTTTTTGCACTTGTGTCCACTCAGTTCGGCACGACCATCAAGGCAGTTCAGTGCGATAACGGCCGTGAGTTTGACAACTCTAGCTCCCGCACATTCTTCCTTACCCATGGTGTTCGCCTCCGCATGTCGTGCCCATACACTTCCGCCCAGAACGGTAAGGCCGAGCGCATCATTCGTTCCATTAACAATGCGACTCGCTCCCTACTGTTCCAGGCTTCCCTCCCACCCTCATTCTGGGTCGAAGCTATGCAGACAACCACATATCTCATTAACATCTTGCCCACCAAAACGCTGAGCTCATCCACCCCGCACTTTGCCCTCTTTGGCACAGCGCCCTCCTATAATCACCTATGCGTTTTTGGCTGCACTTGTTATCCCAACTTATCCGCCACAGCTCCCCACAAACTTTCCCCTCGATCCACCTTGTGTGTCTTCTTGGGATATTTAGCCCATCATAAAGGATACCGTTGCCTTGATCTCTCTTCCAATAGAGTTATCATCTCTCATCACGTCGTCTTTGACGAGTCAGCATTCCCCTATGCTGAGCGTGCCTCCGCTCCATCACCCGCAGACTTTGATTTTTTGGACATTACTGACTATGTGCCGGCTCCCATTGGACCAGCACATAAGTTTCTATCTGCAGGCACTGGTCCTTCGACACCCACACAGCCACGTGCGGCTGCGGCTGACACCGATGATGACCTGGCTGGTTCAGCAGCGCTTGATGCGCTCCCAGCCAGTCCACCAGTTGCGCCTGCCTCGCCTTTGCCCGCATAGCCACGCGCGGCCCCTGCCTCGCCTTCACCCGCACAGCCACGTGCGGCTACGATGTCACCATCGTCTGCACGGCCACGTGCGGCACCGACTTCTTCGACCTCGCCGTCACCTGTAGCTTTGGCCGAGCCGCGCGGACCTCCGCCCGGTCTCCCACCGCTGCCTGTCTTCCCGGTGCCCGCAGTCCGTCACGTGTACACACGCCGTGAGCGCCAAGCTGCTGCCCCTACGCCGTGCCGGGAGAGCCCAGCTGCTGTCCGGCCAGCTGCTGAGCGCTCAGCTGCTGTCCAGCCAGCTGCTGCACCTGCGCCGCTGCCCAAGGGTGCTGTTGTTGTCCCCCCCAGTGATCAACCAGCACCCCATGGCCACGCACGCGAAGACCGGCTTCCGGATTCCTGCTCTCTATCATGCTACGCCACTGTCTCTAGTGCCCAAGACCTTCCGCAGCGTACTCGCCGATCCGAATTAGCGTGCTGCTATGGAGGAAGAACATACTGCTCTTGTCCAAAACCACACATGGGATCTTGTTCCTCGCCCCCCTCGGGCTAATGTGGTCACCGGGAAGTGGATTTTCAAGCACAAGTTCAACGCCGACGGGATACTTGAGCGGTACAAGGCACGCTGGGTCCTTCGTGGCTTCACTCAGCGGCCTGGCGTGGATTTTTCAGAGACTTTCAGTCCAGTTGTGAAGCCTGCCACAGTTCGCaccgtgctttctctagctctgtcTCACCAGTGGCCCGTGCACCAGCTCGATGTGAAGAATGCCTTCCTACATGGCAATTTGACAAAGACAGTGTATTGTGTACAGCCGTCTGGTTTTGAGGATCCCACCCACCCGGACTTCGTGTGTCAGCTCAACAAGTCCTTGTATGGGTTGAAGCAGGCTCCTCGCGCTTGGTACAGTCGGTTCGCCACTTTTCTGTTGTCTCTCGGGTTTGTCGAAGCCAAGTCAGACACCTCGCTCTTCATCTATCGGCGCGGCTCAGATATTGCATATCTcctcctgtatgtggatgacatcgtcctCACAGCCTCCTCCTCGGGTCTCCTCCGGCGGATCATTTCGGCCCTCCAACAGGAGTTCTCAATGAAGGATCTTGGCAAACTGCATCACTTTCTCGGTATGCATGTTCAGCAGTGTGGTGACGGTCTCTTCCTTTCGCAGCGGCAGTACATGCTGGATATCTTGGACCGTGCTGGGATGGCTGAGTGTAAGCCGTGTTCTACTCCAGTCGACACAAACCCCAAGGTTGCAGCGGCTGATGGCCCTCCTGTGGCTGATGCAACAGATTATCGAAGTCTTGCTGGCGCATTACAGTATCTGACCTTCACCCGGCCTGACATCGCCTATGCTGTCCAACAAGTCTGCCTTCACATGCATGACCCACGTGAACCACACTTGGCAGCACTCAAGCGCATCCTTCGCTATGTTCGGGGCACTCCACTTAGGTCTACTGTTGCAGCCATCTCCTGCCACTGATCTTGTGGTCTACACTGACACTGATTAGGTTGGTTGCCCTGACACGCGCAAGTCCACCTCGGGCTACGCAGTGTTCCTCGGTGATAATCTCGTCTCCTGGTCATCCAAGCGTCAGAATACAGTCTCCAGATCCAGTGCGGAAGCTGAGTACCGCGCGGTGGCCAATGGTGTTGCTGAGGCCTCTTGGCTGCGTCAACTCTTGCTCGAGCTCCATGCCCCCCTTCGGCGAGCTACTTTAGTCTATTGTGACAACATTAGCGCCGTCTACATGTCCTCCAACCCGGTTCAGCATCAACGCACCAAGCACATCGAGATTGACCTCCATTTCGTTTAGGAGAAGGTTGCTGCCGGTAATGTTCATGTCCTGCATGTGCCAACCTCATCCCAATATGcggacatcttcaccaaaggtCTTCCATCTTCGGTCTTCACAGAGTTCAGGTCCTGCCTGAACGTGCGCGGTGGCGACGATCAGACTACGGGGGCGTGTTAGACTGCTATATTATGGGCTGTAGCTTGGGCTATTAGCATTACTGTATGGGCTGTTACGCCCTGGGCTTGGGGCTGAGTGCGCCTGTAGGCGCCCCTTGGGGTTTTATGGTAAATAATCTTGGTTtaggcaaggatcaccgttgattgggtgtttctataaacccttgACAATCCTTGCCTATATATATTGTACTCATTTGGTACCTCCATAATCAATCTACCAAGTTTTCCCGAGCCATCTCTTCTTTCACCTACATTTCCCCCCTTACTGTACCAGTGTTTGTTTTAATAGACAACAAACTTTTCCTGTAGTGTGCAAGTAGAAACTTAGGCACCTCTGTGCAGTACCACTATTTCATTAGTTGTGCAAGTAACAAGTACAGGTGGTTTCCATAAATTAATTCTCCATAGTGAAGTTCCTAAAATATATCCATATTTCCATAGTGAAGTTCCTAAAATATATCCATATTTCCTTAGTGTGACAACAGGATGTCCTTTAATGAGGATTTAAGATGGAAATATGGAATATGTCGTGTTTAAGGTCATTTGAACAGAGTTGACAAAACTTGTTGATTATATGATTTTGGATACAACTTAAGTTCTTGCACCTCCAACAGATGTACTGATTTGAACAATAGGAGTTATGGCCATATAACTATTATTCTGTTAAGCAATGATGATTCCAGGAAAAGACAAGAGAGTTCAAAATCATAAAAGACTTACGGTTTCACCATCAGCACAGTTCACACGGTATACCACACTTGGTGCAGTAATTATTAAGTTCAAGTTGTACTCCCTCTCAAGCCTttcctgaaaatagaaaaaaaacataTTGTAGAAATTTCAAGCCATAGTGGTTTTAATATGAACTACACTGCCATGAACTAAGTAGATTGTAAAAACCTGAACAATTTCCATATGGAGAAGACCAAGGAATCCACATCTGAAGCCAAACCCCATGGCACTAGAAGATTCCGGTTCAAACTGCATTAATGGCATGGACTGAGAAAATGAAGTATCATACAAAATACCCATGCATAAAGAACATTCAATATTACAGAATCCAAATGAGAACAAACTTGTTTTGTTTTTGTTATTATATACGTCTTTTATCAGTCACAATTATGTATGGCTTTAATGACATTGCTTTTACTGCATACATTTTTGTAAAATGAGATGAAGTACTGTGGTGTTTCTTGGCGGTTAGAATGGAACATTGGTCTGATATTCATAACTGAAGGTACTGGATTTGAATTTATTGATCAGCATTCTTGTTCATATTTTAACACAAAAATTGGTAAACCATCAGGAGACGACGAGTTTGTCAATTCTATGTTGTTTTTACATTTAATTGGGTATATTGAGTAAAACTATTTTCATATTCAAGTATATCAATAATTCAATATACTGATCTCATGCATCATGTATTCATGTGGCTACTTGTAAACTGAAGACACTGTGGTTAAATTAGTTGTTAGTGGAACTGTTTTGGGGTTTGCCATACCctttccgttccaaattataattcacTTTAGCATTGTCCTAAGTCAAGCTTCTCTAACTTTGATCaagtttttagaaaaatatatcaACATCTACAGATTTAAACAAATGCACAATCAAGGtatatttcatggaaaatttaatgaaaccaatttgatattgtagatgttgatacatttttctataaacttggtcaaaactaGGACAAAGCCAGAGTAggctataatttggaatggagggagtatatttcaTGATATCTGAGCTTGTGCCAACACCATTACATATGCAAGAATCTTGACGCTGTTGCATTAGGATTTCACTTTATAAACTATATTTGATCAATTTCATTTTAAGTTCACAATATCCATAATTTGGGTCAAGGAAAATATGTGCTAAACTTCAAATGCTAGAAATGAACAAAATGTCTTGACAATACATTCATGACAATATGATGATATAGTTAGGCCAGGAAACCCACCTTTAGGGCAGCATCATTTAGCTGAAGTTTTTCCAGCGCTTCCCGCAACTCCTCAAACCTATTGACAAATACAATGTTTCATACAACTATACCATAACAGAAAAGAACGGGACTCAATATAAAGGGAAGATACAGTACTGATCAGCATCTATAGGGAACAAGCCACAAAAAACCATCGGAGTGGCTTGAGAATATCCTGGCAAAGCATGATCTGCTTTTTTTGAATAATGAGTAATCGTATCACCAACCCTGGCATCTGCTACTGATCTTACAGAAGCAGAGAGATAACCGACCTGTCAAAGAGTGGGCAACTAATCAAGATACAAAGAGAATGATTTAAATGAATGCACTATGAAGATTGAAGAAAAACTTCTGATTGCTGATAATTCTATACAGTTATAAGTTTATAAAGGCCTGGTTTAATTGTTCCAATTGCAACAGTTAATTTTGTAATCTGGTATGGTTAGTACATGGTAACTGTGTTATTTATGAGGAATCATAGCTAACAATAGTTGAAAATAAtatgttcgagaaaaaaatagTTGGCTGAAATAGTCGAATAGGCAGTTGAACAATATCTTTGAGGAAATGAAATTAGAGAGCCAAAAAATTAATATCTTCTTCAAAGGATTATAATTGATGTAAGACATCAAAGCATAAAGGTTACCTCGCCAGCATATAGTTCGTCAACTTGCTTCTGATTTGGGGATAGTACACCAATTTCATCAGCAACATATTCCTGTTAAATGGACAACAAGCTTAGCATGACGTTCTACCCACGGTATACACAATGATTATGAAGGTTGAAGAAGATGGGGTAGAATGGAAACTAATTTAGATGATGAGAAATACCTAAAGTGGCATACAAATAAATTACTAGGAGGGAGCTTTGGATAGTGTTTTACCAGTGGTACTTTAGGAAGTAATTTTTCAAATAAAAAGTATTGCAGCAATAGAAAGCACATTAAGTTTCCGGGTGAGGTTTATGTTTGGTTTTGATTACCTTTCCATTGGCCATAAAACATATCTTGTCCCCTTTCTTTATACTGCCGTCAATAACACGAAAGTACACAATTACACCTCTGTATGGATCGTAATAGCTGCAACCAGAAAGACAACATATAACAATAGCTCAGATACATGTAGAACATTAAATAGCCAATTCTAAAGAGCTCAAGTACTTAAAGGGAACCTGTCAAATATAAGAGCCCTGAGAGGATCTTTTGCCGTATCTTTCGGTGGGGGGATTTTGGTCACAAGGGCATCTAGTATTTCAATGATGCCTATGCCTTCCTACACAAAAGAACAACAAAAAAGAAGTTAATATGAAGATTATATTTGTTCATAAAGGGGGCACGATATGTTCTATCTGCAGCTACCAGCTTATGTAAGTAACTCtgtagaaaaaaaaaaggaaaaaggaaacaaaaactaACCTTTGCTGAACACCGAATTGCATCACGGCAGTCCAATCCAATTATCTGGTAACAATAAAGACAAGGATGAATTTTTAGTTCTAAGAAAAAAATGGGGCATAACTTTTAAGTAGGAAATGGAAGGAACTGTTGGCCAAAGAACGTAGAGGACAAGTCTAAGATAGGGGTGGTGCTTTCGGAAATACCTCTTCAATTTCCTGTGCGACACGGTCAGGTTCAGCACCAGGAAGATCTATTTTATTTAGAACCTAAACTAgaggacaaagtcattgccaaacagaaaacaaaaggagAATAGATAGCTGGATatcatagattttttttttttttttttttgctatttcaGTTTAATAAGGGAAATCAAACAATTAAAGCTTAAATCTATTTTTTTTTTACGAAGCAACACGAGCAAACTTAAGCAAGTTGTTATCCATGTTACAGAATGATTTTCACATTAGCTGTCATCATTAGTTCATATATTACTCAGTTTGCATCCAGATCAAATAAGGTAAAAGGGCAATAGCAAGAAGGAAAACTAGTATTTCAAAGACTCGGATGAAGTCCAATGTATAGGGATTTGGCAATGAAATGAAAACAATTGTAAAAAATGAAAATAGGAACAACAGTTTGTACACAGGAAATGGGGTAGAACAAACCGGTATGATTTCGAGGTTGTTTTCCAATGCAAGATATACATTCGCTAACGTCTGAGCTTCAACACCCTGCATGAAGCCATCATACATCTTTCACTTTGCAGCAAATGTGTATTGGAAGCCAGCAAAATCATTGGCTAGATTCTGTGCATTGGCATGCAGAAGACAAATATATTCAGATATATAGCTATTGAAACTTACAGGAAGGAAATATATATTGCACCTGAGAAGCGTCAACAACAAGAAGTGCGCCCTCACAGGCAGCAAGAGAGCGGGAAACCTAGCATCCAATCAGATAGTTCCAAAGATGTTTAAATCAACTCCCAATGTTGAAAATCGAAGTATAAAATTTACCATAGTACTTCCATATACATTCCAAAAGGTTATAGTTTTGTATATGGGTACCTCATATGAGAAATCGACATGCCCTGGTGTATCAATTAAATTCAGGCAGTAAGGCTCATTATTCATGACATAGCGCATCCGAGCTGCCTAAAAAACAAATTATTAGAACAGGTGCAAACATATCAAAACACCAAATATGAATAATGTAATGGGAGAACTCATCCAGTAAGAGCTATGTACAAGCAAATGGCAGCTCAAACTAACAAAAACACAAGAAAACTGTCCCTATATAGCAACTAGTAATTTCAAGAGTTTTCCCCGATTGGTCAAGATAGAGATGGTTAAATGATCGTAATTAACCGGTTAAAGGTTATAGTTTTGTACATGGGTACCTGCAATTTGATAGtgatccctctctccctctccaggtCCATATTATCCAGAAACTGCTCCTTCATCTCCCTCTTCTGCACCGTGCCGGTAAGCTCTAGCAACTTATCCGCCAGTGTGGACTTGCCGTGGTCGATGTGCGCGATGATGCAGAAGTTCCTGATATTCGAAATGGGCACCTAGCAGGACAAACACGCGCTGAATCAACTGGCTAACGAGCACCAGCACGGCGCGATAGTAACAGTAACATGGCTTGAGGCTTACTGGCTTAGCGCTTAGGTGACCAATCACCAATGTATACATACACGATTATATAAATAAAACAGGACTAACGAGTAAGGACGGACTGGCGGCTACCTTCTGGAGGCGGTCCtggccggcgtcggtggtggaaGGAGCAGCAGCCGCGGGGGCCGCGAGGCAGAGGACGCGGCCGCGGGGCGCGGCGTAGAGACCGCGCGGACGGGAAGGACCGCAACCGAGAGCAGGGGCTTGTCGCCGGCGTCCCGGCGCGGGGAGCAACGGCCGCGGCGCGAGGACGGCGAGgccggaggcggtggcggtggcggtggccatGAGAGGTGGAGCGCTGGAGCCTGCGGGCCGCAGAGGTTTCGCTTGCCTCCCCGCGCGCTCTATCCACAGGCAGACGCAGTGGAGATTTTGGGCCCACTCCAGTAACCGTTGCAACCGACCCGAGCCCGAGTCGAGACAGCCCACCAGGACCAGCAGTCGAACGCGGGCGTCTTTTTCAACTGGAGCTTTAAATTCCACTCAAAAAAACAAAAACGTCGCTTAATTTTAGAGGCTTTAGAATTTAGATCGACTTAATTCAATTTTCATTTGCTATCAGGCCGCCCACCTCTTCCACATCGGCACGGCGCCCATCTATACCAGACTGCCCGAAAGACTTGCCCCGTCTCTTTCACGACAATAGCGCACACCCTTTGCCTCCTCCCCACACAGTCGCACGGCAGGCCCGCGCCTCCACGCGTCAGTGGTCGCGGCTTGGCCCTGCCCGCCCTCATGGACACTAACGCTGGCGGTCTGTATTTGCAACATGAAATACTCGAATGCAACATACTTCtggaagcagatgaaacatttgggacATGCGCTTACAACATGtgcgtgaaacatatgcaacattcagataaaacaattacaacatgaaaaaacacttactgcaacataagactgaaatagctgaaacatttggaacataatattgcaacatatgtgtgaaacatatgctaCATCTACATAAAAAAGGAATGCAACATACtcctgaaaacagatgaaacattttgatcAAACGTTtacaacatgcttctgaaacacttgaaacatatgcaacatgtgcaacatccctcgatttgcttttgcaacatctataagAAACAAGTGCAACATATACATTTGAAACcattaaaacacttgaaacatacatttgcaacatatggtAAGGAAAGCCTGGGCTGAGTCGGTCGATTCCAATCGTTGGGGTCGGAGCTGGCGGCGAGCGGCGACGTAagagcaccaccgccaccagtacCGGGCTTGGCTCGACGACGACGGTGGGGGATGGGGGCGAGGAGAACCATGACCGTCGGGGTGGGGGAAGCTCGATCGATAGGGTGAGAGAAGGCACCGCCAGGGGTGGGCTAGGCACCACATGGGGGTGGAGGAGAGGCGCCCACTCCCATACAACACCGTCGtgccacctccatggatctcgtCAGGGTAGAGGAGAGAGCCACTGGATCTACGGGCGTTGGAGGCTCCTGaaaggttcttgtttggttttgataattaagtgacaacttaggtggactaattgtgtttaatgtgagatacacaggtgattagtccataggtacatgtgtgtgagcaacatatgccata is from Miscanthus floridulus cultivar M001 chromosome 7, ASM1932011v1, whole genome shotgun sequence and encodes:
- the LOC136466680 gene encoding translation factor GUF1 homolog, chloroplastic, with product MATATATASGLAVLAPRPLLPAPGRRRQAPALGCGPSRPRGLYAAPRGRVLCLAAPAAAAPSTTDAGQDRLQKVPISNIRNFCIIAHIDHGKSTLADKLLELTGTVQKREMKEQFLDNMDLERERGITIKLQAARMRYVMNNEPYCLNLIDTPGHVDFSYEVSRSLAACEGALLVVDASQGVEAQTLANVYLALENNLEIIPVLNKIDLPGAEPDRVAQEIEEIIGLDCRDAIRCSAKEGIGIIEILDALVTKIPPPKDTAKDPLRALIFDSYYDPYRGVIVYFRVIDGSIKKGDKICFMANGKEYVADEIGVLSPNQKQVDELYAGEVGYLSASVRSVADARVGDTITHYSKKADHALPGYSQATPMVFCGLFPIDADQFEELREALEKLQLNDAALKFEPESSSAMGFGFRCGFLGLLHMEIVQERLEREYNLNLIITAPSVVYRVNCADGETVECSNPSLLPEPGKRRSIEEPYVKIEMLTPKDYIGSIMELAQDRRGEFKEMNFITESRAKLIYELPLAEMVGDFFDQLKSRSKGYASMEYSLIGYRESQLVKLDIQINGDPVEALSTIVHRDKAYAVGRALTQKLKELIPRQMFRVPIQACIGTKVIASEALSAIRKDVLSKCYGGDITRKKKLLKKQAEGKKRMKAIGRVDVPQEAFMAVLKLEKEVL